From the Musa acuminata AAA Group cultivar baxijiao chromosome BXJ1-2, Cavendish_Baxijiao_AAA, whole genome shotgun sequence genome, one window contains:
- the LOC103971816 gene encoding uncharacterized protein LOC103971816: MEKIRCGQVSAAMKKGKKKQAKGELDRLKQAEKKKRRLEKALATSAALRSELEQKKQKKIEEQKRLDEEGASIAEAVALHVLGGEDADESCHFMINNTSKHNHWEYSSNIDISMDYQSFTNYSIDGWGLGTNAYNPSWKWNSWGIGLPLPPQLFTEDVQSPHFHKASQGPDISAEILAAQAVSSLQIAEDSHAAQFVGQGAATITNKMLGGSSTSDKVNIYRKI, encoded by the coding sequence ATGGAGAAAATAAGATGTGGTCAGGTAAGCGCGGCCatgaagaaaggaaaaaagaagcagGCCAAGGGTGAGCTGGATCGTCTGAAGCAGGCTGAGAAGAAAAAGAGGCGCTTAGAGAAAGCACTTGCAACTTCTGCTGCTCTACGATCTGAATTAGAGCAGAAGAAACAGAAGAAGATAGAAGAACAGAAAAGGCTGGATGAAGAAGGAGCCTCAATTGCTGAAGCAGTCGCTCTTCATGTCCTAGGAGGGGAAGATGCCGATGAATCCTGTCATTTCATGATAAACAATACCAGTAAGCATAACCATTGGGAGTATTCAAGTAATATTGATATTTCCATGGATTATCAAAGCTTCACAAATTATTCTATTGATGGATGGGGGTTGGGAACCAACGCATATAATCCTTCATGGAAGTGGAACAGTTGGGGGATTGGATTGCCATTGCCTCCTCAATTATTTACGGAAGATGTTCAATCACCGCATTTTCACAAGGCAAGTCAAGGACCAGATATTTCTGCAGAAATTTTGGCTGCACAGGCTGTTTCATCGCTGCAAATTGCAGAAGATTCACATGCAGCTCAATTTGTTGGACAAGGAGCTGCAACCATTACTAATAAAATGCTGGGAGGCAGCAGTACCAGTGACAAAGTCAACATTTACAGGAAGATATAA
- the LOC135597779 gene encoding WAT1-related protein At5g47470-like, protein MLKSSRGGFWEELFIVSGNFGAQVMYGVYMVFLTGVFAAGVNPLFLVVFGNLVTAVVVLPFAVVLEKKKWPRKLSATLLSHFFLLSLGGVTIFQALTLVGIKKASPDIASAMPNLAPGLIFIIAACLRFEKFDACCWYSRAKIMGTLVCLTGAMAMCFLQTPSESPSLTSNLSALLSKPFTLDKAIYSDWMLGCFYLLTGVVFLSCTTVLQAATMVEFQAPLSLVVVTSVMGSLLTALWQIISEGNISVGPSTLSIARIVGVVLLGGVLVGVCVAFQTWCIRKKGPVLVAIFSPIQTVSTVVLSAVLLRQMITAGSLAGIVLMFAGLYVVLWAKNNEDFTTVDVKDDPQPHVEDVEKPLLS, encoded by the exons ATGTTGAAATCATCCAGAGGTGGGTTTTGGGAGGAGCTCTTCATTGTCTCCGGCAACTTCGGAGCGCAAGTCATGTATGGAGTGTATATGGTGTTCTTGACCGGCGTCTTCGCGGCCGGCGTCAACCCGTTGTTCCTCGTCGTCTTCGGAAACTTGGTCACCGCCGTCGTCGTCCTCCCCTTCGCCGTAGTTCTCGAGAA GAAGAAGTGGCCGCGCAAGTTGAGTGCTACTCTGTTATCCCATTTCTTTCTGCTCTCCTTAGGAGG GGTAACCATATTCCAAGCTCTGACATTGGTGGGAATCAAGAAAGCTTCTCCAGATATTGCCTCTGCAATGCCTAACCTGGCTCCTGGCCTCATCTTCATCATTGCAGCCTGCCTCAG GTTTGAGAAGTTCGACGCATGTTGCTGGTACAGCAGAGCCAAGATCATGGGAACCTTGGTGTGCTTGACTGGGGCTATGGCCATGTGCTTCTTGCAAACCCCATCTGAATCACCTAGTTTAACATCTAATCTATCAGCTCTCTTGTCCAAGCCCTTTACATTGGACAAGGCCATCTACAGTGACTGGATGCTAGGCTGCTTCTATCTCTTAACAGGGGTTGTGTTCTTATCTTGCACCACTGTTTTGCAG GCTGCAACTATGGTTGAATTCCAAGCACCTTTATCTCTGGTTGTAGTGACCTCTGTGATGGGCTCCCTTCTCACTGCACTGTGGCAAATCATAAGTGAAGGCAACATCAGTGTTGGTCCTTCCACCCTAAGCATTGCAAGAATTGTGGGAGTTGTCCTGCTG GGTGGAGTTCTGGTGGGTGTATGTGTTGCATTCCAGACATGGTGTATCAGGAAGAAGGGTCCAGTTCTGGTTGCCATCTTTAGCCCCATTCAAACAGTCAGCACTGTTGTTCTTTCAGCTGTACTCTTGAGACAGATGATTACTGCTGGAAG CCTGGCAGGAATAGTTCTCATGTTTGCAGGACTCTACGTCGTCTTATGGGCAAAGAACAATGAAGATTTCACTACGGTCGATGTCAAGGATGACCCGCAGCCGCATGTTGAAGATGTTGAGAAGCCACTACTGTCTTGA